Proteins co-encoded in one Perca flavescens isolate YP-PL-M2 chromosome 11, PFLA_1.0, whole genome shotgun sequence genomic window:
- the LOC114564562 gene encoding motor neuron and pancreas homeobox protein 1 → MTTTMEKSTNFRIDALLAHDVEQRRDSDGASPGLYYSRSPGGSPVSNRGSETPSPHLNSKDCSPAPPGVLSKAQLFSLSQSGFTALHQGGLLGMHPGSMYPLAALGGQHPAFMYPGFTQLVQPYPEQLKGATMAATLTLEPWIRAGMMIPRLGEYGAPAQVGLFGKCRRPRTAFTSQQLLELENQFKLNKYLSRPKRFEVSTSLMLTETQVKIWFQNRRMKWKRSRKAKEQATPLTHTERAGMDLDSAKPQSDSHSSSLEDEEEIERDDEDEKEEREVLRAGSLGSVGFMRHDGEGTGNYSSYLEEEEQKEGDPRTRSGVFP, encoded by the exons ATGACTACCACCATGGAGAAATCTACAAACTTTCGCATTGATGCGCTGCTGGCGCACGACGTGGAACAGAGGAGGGACAGTGATGGTGCGTCCCCGGGGTTGTATTACAGCAGAAGCCCCGGCGGCAGCCCGGTGTCAAACCGCGGCTCAGAGACGCCTTCCCCGCATCTAAACTCAAAAGATTGCTCTCCTGCCCCGCCAGGAGTCCTATCCAAAGCCCAGCTCTTCAGCTTGTCCCAGTCAGGATTCACTGCTCTGCACCAAGGGGGTCTCCTCGGAATGCACCCGGGCTCCATGTATCCTCTGGCGGCCCTCGGAGGCCAGCACCCCGCCTTCATGTACCCCGGTTTCACACAGCTGGTCCAACCATACCCTGAGCAGCTGAAGGGGGCCACCATGGCCGCGACGCTTACTCTGGAGCCGTGGATCAGAGCCGGGATGATGATACCCAGACTCGGAGAATATGGTG CCCCGGCCCAGGTAGGTTTGTTTGGGAAGTGTCGGAGGCCCAGGACAGCTTTCACCAGCCAGCAGCTGCTGGAATTAGAAAACCAGTTCAAGCTCAACAAGTACCTGTCCAGGCCTAAACGCTTTGAGGTGTCCACTTCCCTCATGCTGACTGAGACTCAG GTTAAGATCTGGTTCCAGAACAGACGTATGAAGTGGAAGAGAAGTCGCAAAGCCAAGGAACAAGCAAcgccactgacacacactgaaaGAGCTGGAATGGATTTAGACAGTGCCAAGCCTCAGAGCGATTCACACAGCTCGAGcctggaggatgaagaggagataGAAAGGGATGATGAGGatgaaaaagaggagagagaagtgCTGAGGGCGGGTTCTTTAGGATCTGTAGGCTTCATGAGGCATGATGGAGAAGGAACAGGAAACTACAGCTCATACTTagaagaggaggagcagaagGAGGGAGATCCAAGAACAAGAAGTGGGGTTTTCCCATAG